The proteins below are encoded in one region of Amycolatopsis acidiphila:
- a CDS encoding HAD family hydrolase, whose protein sequence is MDKRLVLWDIDQTLIDLRGAGRDWYTQVLSEVVGVAMTGMPPFFGRTELAITSELLTLHGIEPDEETVRKVWAGLVLASEQAVPTLTQRGLALPGAAAALAGLAAQEHAVQSLVTGNLREVAWHKLSAFDLHEHLDFEIGGYGSLSAYRPDLVAHAVEQASARHSPFAWDAVVVIGDTPHDIDAALAHGAVAVGVATGRFDASTLRAAGAHVVFTDLSDTQAVLDAVLG, encoded by the coding sequence GTGGACAAGCGACTGGTGCTGTGGGACATCGACCAGACCCTCATCGACCTGCGGGGCGCGGGCCGCGACTGGTACACCCAGGTGCTCTCGGAGGTCGTCGGCGTCGCGATGACGGGGATGCCGCCGTTCTTCGGGCGCACCGAGCTGGCGATCACGTCGGAGCTGTTGACCCTGCACGGCATCGAGCCGGACGAGGAGACCGTGCGGAAGGTGTGGGCGGGCCTGGTGCTGGCGTCCGAACAGGCCGTGCCGACGCTGACGCAGCGCGGCCTCGCACTGCCGGGCGCGGCGGCGGCACTGGCCGGGCTGGCCGCGCAGGAGCACGCCGTGCAGTCACTGGTCACCGGCAACCTGCGCGAGGTCGCCTGGCACAAGCTTTCGGCGTTCGACCTGCACGAACACCTGGACTTCGAGATCGGCGGCTACGGCTCGCTCTCCGCCTACCGGCCGGACCTGGTCGCGCACGCCGTCGAGCAGGCGAGCGCCCGGCACAGCCCGTTCGCGTGGGACGCGGTGGTCGTCATCGGCGACACCCCGCACGACATCGACGCCGCCCTCGCCCACGGCGCGGTGGCCGTGGGCGTGGCGACGGGTCGCTTCGACGCCTCGACGTTGCGCGCAGCGGGGGCGCACGTCGTGTTCACCGACCTGTCGGACACCCAGGCGGTGCTCGACGCGGTGCTGGGCTGA
- a CDS encoding proline--tRNA ligase: MITRMSSLFLRTLREDPADAEVPSHRLLVRAGYVRRVAPGGYSWLPLGLRVLRNIETVVREEMDAMGAQEIQFPALLPREPYEKTGRWTEYGDSVFRLKDRKGADYLLGPTHEELFALTVKGEYSSYKDFPVALYQIQTKYRDEARPRAGVLRGREFVMKDSYSFDLDDEGLARSYQQHRDAYIKIFDRLGLEYVIVSATSGAMGGSASEEFLAVAETGEDTYVRSTDSGYAANVEAVVTPAPPARALEGLPEAQVHHTPGTPTIATLVEYLNTKTDLGRTFTAADTLKNVMVKIRQPGAKEWEILGIGVPGDREVDQKRLEASLEPAEVALLDEADFTANPFLVKGYIGPKSLQDNGVRYLVDPRVVTGTAWVTGADKADHHVVDLVAGRDFTPDGTIEAAEVREGDASPDGHGTLVAARGIEIGHIFQLGRKYTNAFEVDALGPDSKPIRITMGSYGVGVSRLVGVIAEQYHDELGLVWPRAVAPADVHVVIAGKDESVAAGAEKLAADLDAAGVRVLLDDRKATPGVKFADAELIGVPTILVVGRGLAKGVVEVKDRASGDRQDVPVDEVVAHLVKLVRG, encoded by the coding sequence GTGATCACCAGGATGTCGTCGCTGTTCCTTCGCACCCTGCGTGAGGACCCGGCGGACGCCGAAGTGCCCAGCCACCGGCTGCTGGTGCGCGCCGGCTACGTCCGCCGCGTGGCCCCGGGCGGTTACTCCTGGCTGCCGCTGGGCCTGCGGGTGCTGCGCAACATCGAGACGGTGGTGCGCGAGGAGATGGACGCGATGGGCGCGCAGGAGATCCAGTTCCCCGCGCTGCTGCCCCGCGAGCCGTACGAGAAGACCGGCCGCTGGACCGAGTACGGCGACAGCGTGTTCCGGCTCAAGGACCGCAAGGGCGCCGACTACCTGCTCGGCCCCACGCACGAGGAGCTGTTCGCGCTCACCGTGAAGGGCGAGTACAGCTCGTACAAGGACTTCCCGGTCGCGCTGTACCAGATCCAGACCAAGTACCGCGACGAGGCGCGGCCGCGGGCCGGCGTCCTGCGCGGGCGCGAGTTCGTCATGAAGGACTCCTACTCCTTCGACCTCGACGACGAGGGGCTGGCGCGGTCCTACCAGCAGCACCGCGACGCCTACATCAAGATCTTCGACCGGCTCGGCCTGGAGTACGTGATCGTCTCCGCGACGTCCGGCGCGATGGGCGGTTCGGCGTCCGAGGAGTTCCTCGCCGTCGCCGAGACGGGTGAGGACACCTACGTCCGCAGCACCGATTCGGGTTACGCCGCGAACGTCGAGGCCGTGGTGACGCCGGCGCCGCCCGCCCGTGCGCTCGAGGGCCTGCCCGAGGCGCAGGTGCACCACACGCCCGGCACGCCGACCATCGCGACGCTGGTCGAGTACCTCAACACCAAGACCGACCTCGGCCGCACCTTCACCGCCGCGGACACGCTCAAGAACGTGATGGTGAAGATCCGGCAGCCGGGTGCGAAGGAGTGGGAGATCCTCGGCATCGGCGTCCCGGGCGATCGCGAGGTCGACCAGAAACGGCTGGAAGCCTCGCTCGAGCCCGCCGAGGTCGCCCTGCTCGACGAGGCCGACTTCACCGCGAACCCGTTCCTCGTCAAGGGCTACATCGGCCCGAAGTCGTTGCAGGACAACGGGGTCCGCTACCTCGTCGACCCGCGCGTCGTCACTGGCACCGCCTGGGTGACCGGGGCGGACAAGGCCGACCACCACGTCGTCGACCTGGTCGCGGGCCGGGACTTCACCCCCGACGGCACGATCGAGGCCGCCGAGGTCCGCGAGGGCGACGCCTCGCCCGACGGCCACGGCACGCTGGTCGCGGCACGCGGGATCGAGATCGGGCACATCTTCCAGCTGGGCCGCAAGTACACCAACGCGTTCGAGGTGGACGCGCTCGGCCCGGACTCGAAGCCGATCCGCATCACGATGGGCTCCTACGGAGTCGGCGTGTCCCGGCTGGTCGGCGTGATCGCCGAGCAGTACCACGACGAGCTGGGCCTGGTCTGGCCGCGTGCGGTGGCGCCGGCGGACGTGCACGTCGTGATCGCCGGCAAGGACGAGTCCGTCGCCGCGGGTGCGGAGAAGCTGGCCGCCGACCTGGACGCCGCCGGGGTGCGGGTCCTGCTCGACGACCGCAAGGCCACGCCGGGCGTGAAGTTCGCCGACGCCGAGCTGATCGGCGTGCCGACGATCCTCGTGGTCGGCCGCGGCCTGGCCAAGGGCGTCGTGGAGGTCAAGGACCGCGCGTCCGGTGACCGCCAGGACGTCCCGGTCGACGAGGTGGTCGCCCACCTGGTGAAGCTCGTCCGCGGCTGA